A genomic region of Candidatus Nanoarchaeia archaeon contains the following coding sequences:
- a CDS encoding Fe-S cluster assembly protein HesB, whose protein sequence is MAIKRVQNKILGHYAKLGRDFPWRKTKDPYKILVSEVMLQQTQTERVVPKYSAFVERYPNVFALSKANDRELLLLWSGLGYNRRAISLKRACQEIVERFGGEFPKNEADLRSLPGIGPYTSRAVLAFAFNKAVPVVDTNIRRILIHEFGLDERISFMELEKIAKELIPKGKSRIWHNALMDYGAMVATARKTGVSSLGKQGKFEGSRRWYRSQIVKMALKGNLRTQDVSKQLKTPLRFIRELCLELSEEGLIKFRDKEIWV, encoded by the coding sequence ATGGCGATCAAACGCGTTCAAAACAAAATATTGGGTCATTACGCGAAGCTGGGGAGGGATTTTCCCTGGAGAAAAACAAAGGATCCGTACAAGATTCTCGTCTCTGAGGTGATGCTCCAGCAGACACAGACAGAGAGGGTTGTTCCGAAGTATTCGGCATTTGTGGAGAGATATCCAAATGTTTTTGCGTTGAGCAAGGCGAATGATAGGGAGTTGCTGCTGCTTTGGTCAGGATTGGGGTATAACAGAAGGGCAATCAGTCTCAAGAGAGCTTGCCAGGAGATTGTTGAGAGGTTTGGAGGGGAATTTCCAAAGAATGAGGCGGATCTGCGGAGTTTGCCAGGGATTGGGCCGTATACCAGCAGGGCTGTTTTGGCTTTTGCGTTTAATAAAGCAGTTCCTGTTGTTGATACCAATATCCGGAGGATCTTGATCCATGAGTTTGGATTGGATGAAAGAATTTCTTTTATGGAATTGGAGAAGATTGCAAAAGAGCTTATCCCCAAGGGAAAATCAAGAATCTGGCATAATGCATTGATGGATTATGGAGCAATGGTTGCAACAGCAAGGAAGACTGGAGTCTCTTCACTGGGGAAACAAGGGAAGTTTGAAGGAAGCAGAAGATGGTACAGGAGCCAGATTGTGAAGATGGCGCTGAAAGGGAATCTTCGTACGCAGGATGTTTCAAAACAATTAAAGACGCCTCTCCGGTTTATTCGGGAATTGTGTTTGGAGCTTTCTGAGGAGGGGCTCATCAAGTTTAGGGATAAGGAGATTTGGGTCTAG
- the tnpA gene encoding IS200/IS605 family transposase — MATLEMKHYAHKVDVNVHHLEWCTKYRYKMFKQEEYKNLAEEILRETAQRHNILFRELFVMPEHIHASVEAPMSMSQSKVLQLLKGNLSYQLFRRQPKFRLRYPQGHFFSPGAYAGSVGYNTVDVVDSYVRNQADIHQMRLPSFTSGSPAL; from the coding sequence ATGGCAACCCTTGAAATGAAACATTATGCCCACAAAGTCGACGTGAACGTGCATCATCTGGAATGGTGCACAAAGTACCGCTACAAGATGTTTAAGCAGGAAGAGTATAAAAATCTAGCTGAAGAAATTTTGCGCGAGACCGCGCAAAGGCATAATATCCTCTTCCGCGAACTGTTTGTTATGCCTGAGCACATCCACGCAAGCGTTGAAGCTCCAATGTCAATGAGCCAAAGCAAAGTGCTTCAGTTGCTTAAAGGAAATCTGAGCTATCAATTATTTCGGCGGCAGCCGAAATTCCGGCTGCGCTATCCGCAGGGGCATTTCTTCAGCCCAGGAGCTTATGCTGGCAGCGTCGGCTACAACACGGTTGATGTCGTCGACAGCTATGTAAGAAATCAGGCAGACATACACCAGATGCGCCTGCCGTCGTTCACGTCAGGAAGCCCCGCACTTTAG
- the rpl37ae gene encoding 50S ribosomal protein L37ae (structural models have indicated that the folded zinc-finger motif interacts mainly with domain III of 23S rRNA, whereas the amino-terminal region of L37 interacts primarily with domain II) produces the protein MANTTRRFGARYGIKVRKNVEKIEVILRRKHVCPYCKAPAVRRKAVGIWSCRKCKSVFTARAYDSIKTVIASGKTSEPK, from the coding sequence ATGGCTAACACGACACGACGCTTTGGAGCCCGCTACGGAATCAAGGTCAGAAAAAACGTCGAAAAAATTGAAGTAATTCTCAGGCGAAAGCACGTCTGCCCCTATTGCAAGGCTCCTGCAGTCAGGCGCAAAGCAGTTGGCATTTGGAGCTGCCGTAAATGCAAGTCAGTCTTCACTGCCCGTGCTTATGACTCTATTAAGACAGTCATAGCTTCAGGAAAAACATCGGAGCCTAAATGA
- a CDS encoding DNA-directed RNA polymerase subunit P: MTSYKCFTCNKRIGFESLGKRIRCQYCGSKMLFKPRSKPTQVKAR, encoded by the coding sequence ATGACATCCTATAAATGCTTTACCTGCAATAAGCGCATAGGCTTTGAAAGCCTTGGAAAGCGGATCAGATGCCAGTATTGCGGCTCAAAGATGCTTTTTAAGCCGAGATCCAAGCCTACACAGGTAAAGGCGCGGTAA
- a CDS encoding prefoldin subunit — protein MADKSTQQKIEQLQQFEQSLQNFLAQKQSFESQRIELDAAQKELESVDEAYKLIGNIMVLKKKTSLTDDIAEKKKIADLRIKSIEKQEETLRKRAKELQAEVLGAMKKEP, from the coding sequence ATGGCCGATAAATCAACACAGCAGAAAATAGAGCAACTGCAGCAGTTCGAGCAGAGCCTGCAGAACTTTCTTGCCCAGAAGCAGAGCTTTGAATCGCAGCGCATTGAGCTGGACGCAGCCCAAAAAGAGCTTGAGTCTGTTGATGAAGCCTACAAGCTCATCGGAAATATCATGGTCCTCAAGAAGAAAACCTCCCTTACTGATGATATTGCCGAAAAAAAGAAAATAGCAGACCTTCGCATCAAATCAATCGAAAAGCAGGAGGAAACTCTTAGAAAGCGGGCCAAGGAGCTCCAAGCCGAAGTGCTCGGTGCTATGAAAAAGGAACCATGA